The DNA segment CTGCGGCTGGAGCGTTCCTGTTCGTTTGTCTCCTGGCAACGAACGGCCTGGCGGCGCATCAAATCCCAACAAGGTACGGATATGGACTAGgagattttttctttttcttttccaacaTCCTCAAATGCCCCTTTCTCGCACTCTCCCCCATCGCGGAGCAGACTTTAGCCTTAACGTGAACCCGGAGGAGATAGTGGCGTGGAAGTTTGCCAATCGCTATGCATCGAACGTCGGCGAGCTGGAGGGCCAGTGCCAGAACCTGGACGAGGGCATGCTCGACCTCGGCACGATCAAGGAGATCAACATGGGCTCGCGGAACCACGAGTACGACGCGGAGATACTGGCGGCCGGCAAGCGCTTCGGCCTGACGCACGTCGAGTGCTGCGTGACGCTGCTGTACGGTAACTCGGCGAGCGAAAACCGCATACTGTGCATCCTCTGCCCGCCGATGCTGTGCCGGGCGTGGTACGTCGGGCTGAACTGGATGCTGCGCGGCATCCGGCGCCAGCAGATCCTGATCGACCGGTCGATGCTGTGGCTGAAGGAGCTGTACATACAGCTGTACTTCGAGGAGGGCGCGTGCAGCGAACCGAGCGTGGCCGACGCGATCAAAGCGTTCGGCGGGCGGTGCTACGGGCTGTCCTCGATCAAGTCGTGGTCGGGTTCGCAGATCAATGAGCCGGGATGTAGCGAGCCGAGCACTGTGGCCGCGAAGAAGGACTCGTGCACGACCAAGATACGCAAGAAGCGGTCCGTGGTCAACCTGCTGAACCAGGGCAACGCGAATCagggaggtggtggtggtggtggcagtggcagtgggAGTGGGGGCGATACGACGCCCTCGGACACGATGCTGCTCGACACGCGCGACTACCGGACGCGGTCGATCGAGCGGCGCCGGGAGCGGAACGGCTCGAACGATCAGCTCTGGCAGAACGTGAAGCATCTTCGCATCGGCTCGGTTACCTACGATACTCAATTAGATTTTTTAAGCTTCGTATCACTGTATCGATCGTTTAGGTAGGTGCTGAGTTGGCTGTAGGGATTTGATCACACGTACGAATTCCTTCACACCAACCCTTCTTTCTTCCCTCGCACAGTTTAATTGCACGGCAGGACCTACGTGATATTTTCGACCAGCTCTCGGTGACGACCATCTCGCGGACGACGCTGAACGGGGAGAAGAGCCGCAGTGCGCCCGAGCTATCGGAGGCCATGGTTAAGCGAAAGATAGGTAAGCGAATTTCTGGGGTTTTGGAGTGTAACAAAGCCATTCATGCAACTCTCTCCCCATATCGCCTCAGGACTTTTGACACGCAACTGCTCACTGGACATGGATCTGACCGAGGCGAAGCACACGCAGAAGAAGTACTTCGACGCGATAGCGGCCTCGAGCATCGCACACATCGCCGCCAGCAACGATTTCCTTTCGTGCAGCAACAAGGTCATCACGATATCGACGCTGAAAAAGTTTCTCGAAACGCGCCAGATGGAGATCAAAACCGACGAGGATGTGAAAGCCATTATACAGGTAAGTTGGCAATAAGCGGATATGACTCCTTTCCATGTACTTAATGCGCACAATCCCCCTATGCCGTACCGTAGCGCCACGAACCGGAAGCGGCACATCGGATCGAGAACTGTCTCAGCTTCGAGGGATTCGCCCGGTACATGATCGACAAGGACAACTACGCGTTTCTGAGCGAAATCATGCCGGAAAGCACCTACATGAACCTGCCGATGTCCCACTACTACATTGCGTCCTCGCACAATACGTACCTAACCGGGCACCAGCTGAAGGGCGAAAGCTCGGTCGAGCTGTACAGTCAGGTGTTGCTAACAGGTAAGAGGGTCCCCACTGACAAGTGGCTGTCCAGCTGGTTGTCCACTAACCGACCGCTTCTTTGGCAGGTGCGCGCTGCGTTGAGCTCGATTGCTGGGACGGGGACGATGGTACGCCCGTCATCTACCATGGGCACACCTTCACCACGAAGATCCCGTTCCGGGCCGTCGTAGAAGCAATAAACAAATCTGCCTTCATTCAATCTTCCTACCCCGTGATACTTTCCATCGAGAACCACTGctcggtgcagcagcagcaacggatGGCGAACATCTTTCAGGTAGGTGTGCGTCGGTTCTTCGCTTCCGCTTCCCCAAAGACTCATATGctatcaattccggagccgatccTGAAGCCGATTTCGAAGACGATCCCagagctgattccggagctgaaTCTCGAGCCGACTCCTATTCtgaaattggttccggaatcaaaatTGGTACCTGTATCGGAATcgaaattggctccggaattagaatcggaatcgatctGGGAATAGTAATCAGTTCCGGAATCTGAATACGATCCGCAATTGGAATTGGCTACGGAATTAGAATCAGATCTGGAATTGAAATCAGTCCCTGAATCCATTGGAATGGGTCGTACAAATAAATTTGGATTCTTTGGGGTTATCAATACAATCGTAGCAGCATAGTACCCAAACACCTATTCTCATGGAGATCCCTAAAATGATTCTGAtgtcggagccgattctgattccagagTCGATTTCGATTACGATTTCGGAACCAATTTCAGGACCGATTCCGATTcaggaattgattccggaaactgGTTCCAGATCCACTATCCGGAATGAATCCGGAAGAATCCGGacatcatttttcccatcactattaTGCTCTCCCGTTCGTTGCAGGCAATCTTCGGCGAAAAGCTGGTCACCAACTTCATGTTCGATCAGGACTACAGCGACGAGCCGTACCTGCCGTCGCCGCTTTCGCTCAAGCACAAGATACTGATCAAGAACAAAAAGCTGATAGTGGAGATACCGGCCACTTTATCGACCGGTTTGACGTGAGTATTTGAGTTCGCGTAGCCTAATCTCATCGCGTCCCCAGAGCGAACGTTGAACGTTTTCGTATTTTGTTTCCGATTTGCAGGCGACAGAACACCTTCAAACAATCGAATTTATCCAGCAGAGCCAGTTCAATTATATCCAACACTAGCGGTAGTTCACTGAACGAAGAGTTTAGCGATGACGAGTACGAGGATGATGACGATTTTGACAATATTGATGGTAAGTTCCCGCCCACGCTCCCCTCGATAGTACGCAAGACGCGTAACGCTCTGCATCTTCTCTTCTACGCAGAAAAAACATATCATACAACTTGGGGATCAATAGAGGATAAGTATAGGCATAGTGTGTGCCATTCCAACATCACGCCGACAAAATCGAAAGCCCAAGACCAGGACGAACGATCCCGCAAGCGCAGCAACCAGATCGCCCGAGAGCTCTCCGACCTGGTGATCTACGTGCAAGCAATAAAATTTCGCGGCCTGAACCCCTACAGCCCGCACAACTCAATACGTGCCAatccgaagcagcagcagcagcagcagcagcaacagcagcagcagcagcaacagcagcaacaaagtcagcAAAACCTGACCAGCGCTCAGCTGAGttcgcagcaacagcagcaaaatgtGCTCAAGACGAGCGGTTCGGTCGTGACGGTGGGAAGCATACTGAAGAACAGCTCCGGCGACACGCTCAGTCTGCCCTCGTCCAGCCACCTGTCCGATAGTTTGTCGCTCAGCTACGACGCGTCCAGCATCAGTGGCAGCGAGTCGCATCTACCGCCGACCTCGAACTCGATTCGCAACCGCACCCTGCCGAACGCGAACCACCCCTGCTACCAGTGCTCCTCGATCAATGAGGCCAGCGCGAAGAAGCTCTGCCGGAAGGATCCGCTCGGGCTGATCGCGCACACCGAGTCGCAGCTGATGCGCACCTACCCGGCCGGCCTGCGCATCGACTCGTCCAACTTCAATCCGGTGTTTTTCTGGGCGTTCGGCATCCAGATGGTGGCGCTCAACTACCAAACCGAGGACATACCGATGCACATCAACAAGGCCATGTTCGAGGAGAACAACAGCTGCGGGTACGTGCGGAAGCCGGACGTGCTGTGGAACCGGTCGCACCTGATGTACCGCCGGTACAGCCCGCTGGAGAAGGAGTTCGACGGGCTGCACGTGACGCAGCTCGTGCTGAACATCGTGTCCGGGCAGTACCTCAACCAGGCCAGCCTGTACTCGAGCACGTTCGTCGAGATCGAGCTGCTCGGCATACCGGTCGACTGTGGCAAGCGCAAGACGAAGATCATCCGCAAGAACTCGTTCAACCCGCTGTGGAACGAAACGTTCTACTTCAAGATCATGTTTCACGATCTGGCGTTCCTGAAGTTCAGCGTGTACGACGCGGAGACGGGGCTGGTCATTGCGCAGCGCGTAATTTCGCTCAAGTGCATCCGGCCCGGGTACCGGCACGTGCGGCTCCGCTCGCCCACCAACCAGCCGCTCAACATGGCGTCGCTGTTCGTGTACACGCGCGTGGAGGAGGAAAGCCTCGACCGGTCGTACGACGAGATCGACGAGCAGTACCTGCAGCAGCGGGGCGAGAAAACGCGCGGCGGCCGGGGTGGCAACGCCGGCGGCGGGGGGGACGGTGGCGACGTGCCGGTCCTGTTCGAGGCGAGCCGGCTCGACATTGCCAACAGCCTGGAGAGCAAGGTGCCGCAGCTGAAGCGCAAAATGTTCTTTCTCACCGTGTACGACGTGGTGCCGGACAAACCGTACACGATCCTGAAGATCACGCAGGAAAGCACCACCAAGGACGTGCTGACGCAGGCGATGGGCAAGATGAACAAGTCGGCCCAGGACATGGCCAACTTCATACTAATCGAGGAGGTGTACCGGGGGTGGGAGAAGAAGGACCGGCTGCTGCCGCCGAGCCAGCGCGTGCTCGACATGGCGGAGAAGCCGCTGCAGGCCCAGGGCCACTGGAAGGGCGAGGGCCGGTTCATACTGAAAAAGATCGGCAACGATCCGAGCAGCCGGGCCTGGGTGACCTCGATCCGGCGGACGACCGACCGGCGGGCGTCGATCGCGGCCACAATGGccgccggtggtggtgcggcGGGGCTGTCAGGCGCTACCACCGGCGGCAAGGAACCGACCGCCGACGATCTGCTCGCCCTCGAGAACGTGGACAACTTTCTCGTGTGCGTTTACAACGTGTCGCAGGACATACCGTACGCGATACTGCGCGTGCCGATGAAGTCGACCGCGCAGGACGTGCTCGCGCAGGCCCTGCTGAAGGCCCGCCGGCTCGACAACCCGAACAACTTCGTGCTGGTGGAGGAGCTCAACTACAGCACCAAGGGCAACGACACGATGCAGCGCATCCTGCTCGATGACGAGAACGTGTACGTGACGCAGGCGAACTGGAAAACGATCGGCCGGTTCGTCATCCACGAGCGCAGCCAGCTGACGCCGTCGACGATCCGCAAAACGATCCTGCCGATCGAGAAGATTAGCCGCGGGTTCAGCATCAGCCGCGggtcgtcctcgtcctccaCCTCGGTGCACTCGCTCGCGTCCAAGTCGCCGATACAGGTGGCGCTCAGCGATCCGACCGCTTCCTCCTCGACGTCCCGGTTCAAGTCCCGATCGGCCGGTGCGCACGAGCCGGGCGCGTCGGGCTCGGGTGTGGGCGCCAAGTCGCGCCACCACGGGCACGGTCGGACAAAGTTTTGCTCGGAAAAGGACACGTCCTTCTCGAGCACCAGCGGTGGCAGTGCGGGCTCGAAGTCGGCCAACCGGCGCGAGGTCCACTCGGAGGGCGAAACGCTCAGCGACGAGGAGACGAAGGAATCGGACATCATGTCGACGATGTCACGCTTCAAGCGCATGTCGATCAAGAAGCTAAAGTCTTGGAAATCCTAACTCGGCCCGCTGTGGGAGACGTCCGTGGACGTGGAGTTAGCAGCGAGCTAGCAGCAGCTCCGAGACCGAGACACGACTAAtcgacacacaaaacaaaacctattGGCCCAAACCAGCAAGCACAAGGGTGCAGCCGCAAAGTAGCatcatgttgctgctgctaccatcatcctcagcatcatcatcatcatcatagtGTTCTCACAATGGCAGCCGAGTCAGCACAAAAACCCCACTAAACACATGGTGTGCGCGAGTCAGCAATTTGACGGCCATTTTGACTACCAGCCTacacgtttgtttttttgtattgctaTCACACAGCTGTACGTCTATTGCTACTATTATCGCGGCTTGCGTTTGTTAAAGGCTTCCTAAGGCTTGAAAGCGTTACGCAGATTGAGGGGAAAAACGAGagaaacggaaaggaaagAGTGTTGTAAAAGAAGGTGGGCGCGCTTGGTTTTATGCTTCAAACAACTAGGACACTTGATAGCATAAAAAACCCTGCTCTCCCCCCAAGAAGCCCAACGCGCCTCAAACTAGTTAATGTAGACCGTAATGTCCGTAAGGGTTGGACCATCCGCAATACCAGTTTCCTGTGATTTTGTGCCCATTCTCTCCTCACACGTTCACGTTCAGGCCCTCCGGCAGCCATCCCCGCCCAAACCCGAAGCGAAGCGGAGGAGCAGAGCAATACGGAGGGCACTACCCACACAAACGCGCCCATTATTGTAGGAGATTAATCTCGATAGATGGGAGTGGGAGAGTGCACGATAGGGCGACAGATACGAGATGAGGTGGAGTTAAGATGAAAGggttaataaatgaaaaaccaaaaaaaaaaaaacagat comes from the Anopheles coluzzii chromosome 2, AcolN3, whole genome shotgun sequence genome and includes:
- the LOC120953985 gene encoding 1-phosphatidylinositol 4,5-bisphosphate phosphodiesterase epsilon-1-like — protein: MREAFPSLPFDNITEEKLLLLLLLAARPSPTAQHEPQQRQQQQQQQPHYHQSPQHHQHHHRHDAKEDGRRHELTIIGEKIIINREGETIKQTLVDNDQPDQPPTVQKNAVLDTDDTAQSHVGHLPAAVLTAATAATAAAAAAAAGAATTTAAAAASSSPSVSSTTHHQQQQHHHHHHYHLHHHQQHSVAASATATAAATFSTTAASTISGSSGGGGGSGASPALAATTTVPFSGELEELQNILHFPEEVALRITDMEYQLFYQVSPIDFINEAILELKRERCGSIGSGPEGGGGGGTGGGGTGGGGTGGGGREDGSFQSPFSSFISSLNPIRKRFDETSAWTNYIVLSQGTQDERKAAFACLLRVAISCWNIGNFNGAKEIVDGLKSIKKEAFWTSATDRTGRNTVYEFLTTVFDSFEYDNAVTRALAIPTCRMIPYFRNHVDEIKTLLVTVPQTGEPGLDNPVEKYFLGEVKPLPLREDEEFVARLLPLELPLVDCRVRTPVPADPAPSEVGSDESTEQLVVQSEPEHDQPDAQPDDGGEEEQMLEQILVRAEPAVSRLQASIEHHDQLCRELPHSLLEYLRAAANSPRQTKTPLYIYQPSNLQEQEEDYEVEIGNYNPVQPLFYDHGISIIPLSSKKTNAIDHHILQILHHGTTCVLWEPEIPSDRSSFVYLRLERSCSFVSWQRTAWRRIKSQQDFSLNVNPEEIVAWKFANRYASNVGELEGQCQNLDEGMLDLGTIKEINMGSRNHEYDAEILAAGKRFGLTHVECCVTLLYGNSASENRILCILCPPMLCRAWYVGLNWMLRGIRRQQILIDRSMLWLKELYIQLYFEEGACSEPSVADAIKAFGGRCYGLSSIKSWSGSQINEPGCSEPSTVAAKKDSCTTKIRKKRSVVNLLNQGNANQGGGGGGGSGSGSGGDTTPSDTMLLDTRDYRTRSIERRRERNGSNDQLWQNVKHLRIGSVTYDTQLDFLSFVSLYRSFSLIARQDLRDIFDQLSVTTISRTTLNGEKSRSAPELSEAMVKRKIGLLTRNCSLDMDLTEAKHTQKKYFDAIAASSIAHIAASNDFLSCSNKVITISTLKKFLETRQMEIKTDEDVKAIIQRHEPEAAHRIENCLSFEGFARYMIDKDNYAFLSEIMPESTYMNLPMSHYYIASSHNTYLTGHQLKGESSVELYSQVLLTGARCVELDCWDGDDGTPVIYHGHTFTTKIPFRAVVEAINKSAFIQSSYPVILSIENHCSVQQQQRMANIFQAIFGEKLVTNFMFDQDYSDEPYLPSPLSLKHKILIKNKKLIVEIPATLSTGLTRQNTFKQSNLSSRASSIISNTSGSSLNEEFSDDEYEDDDDFDNIDEKTYHTTWGSIEDKYRHSVCHSNITPTKSKAQDQDERSRKRSNQIARELSDLVIYVQAIKFRGLNPYSPHNSIRANPKQQQQQQQQQQQQQQQQQQSQQNLTSAQLSSQQQQQNVLKTSGSVVTVGSILKNSSGDTLSLPSSSHLSDSLSLSYDASSISGSESHLPPTSNSIRNRTLPNANHPCYQCSSINEASAKKLCRKDPLGLIAHTESQLMRTYPAGLRIDSSNFNPVFFWAFGIQMVALNYQTEDIPMHINKAMFEENNSCGYVRKPDVLWNRSHLMYRRYSPLEKEFDGLHVTQLVLNIVSGQYLNQASLYSSTFVEIELLGIPVDCGKRKTKIIRKNSFNPLWNETFYFKIMFHDLAFLKFSVYDAETGLVIAQRVISLKCIRPGYRHVRLRSPTNQPLNMASLFVYTRVEEESLDRSYDEIDEQYLQQRGEKTRGGRGGNAGGGGDGGDVPVLFEASRLDIANSLESKVPQLKRKMFFLTVYDVVPDKPYTILKITQESTTKDVLTQAMGKMNKSAQDMANFILIEEVYRGWEKKDRLLPPSQRVLDMAEKPLQAQGHWKGEGRFILKKIGNDPSSRAWVTSIRRTTDRRASIAATMAAGGGAAGLSGATTGGKEPTADDLLALENVDNFLVCVYNVSQDIPYAILRVPMKSTAQDVLAQALLKARRLDNPNNFVLVEELNYSTKGNDTMQRILLDDENVYVTQANWKTIGRFVIHERSQLTPSTIRKTILPIEKISRGFSISRGSSSSSTSVHSLASKSPIQVALSDPTASSSTSRFKSRSAGAHEPGASGSGVGAKSRHHGHGRTKFCSEKDTSFSSTSGGSAGSKSANRREVHSEGETLSDEETKESDIMSTMSRFKRMSIKKLKSWKS